Proteins encoded by one window of Streptomyces sp. ALI-76-A:
- a CDS encoding ABC transporter ATP-binding protein: protein MLIRLLRTYLRPYRKPIALLVLLQLLQTCASLYLPTLNADIIDNGVVTGDTGYILNYGAVMIGVSLVQVVCNIGAVYYGARTASALGRDVRGAVFDRVQSFSAREVGQFGAPSLITRTTNDVQQVQMLALMTFTLMVSAPIMCVGGIVLALGLDVPLSGVLVAVVPVMGVCVTLIIRRLRPLFRSMQVRLDTVNRVLREQITGNRVIRAFVRDEYEQQRFRKANADLTDMAMGTGNLLALMFPMVMTVVNLSSIAVVWFGAHRIDGGQMQIGDLTAFLAYLMQIVMSVMMATFMFMMVPRAEVCAERVEEVLDTSSSVVPPAAPVRELRRHGHLELRGAGFRYPGAEEPVLKSVDLVARPGETTAVIGSTGSGKSTLLGLVPRLVDATDGEVLVDGVDVATIDPVLLARTVGMVPQRPYLFAGTVATNLRYGNPDATDEELWHALDVAQAKDFVERLEGGLDAPIAQGGTNVSGGQRQRLAIARTLVRRPEIYLFDDSFSALDYATDAALRAALAQETAEATVVIVAQRVSTIRDADRIVVLDEGRVVGTGTHRELMADNETYREIVLSQLTEAEAA, encoded by the coding sequence GTGCTCATACGACTGCTGCGGACCTATCTCAGGCCCTACAGGAAACCCATCGCCCTGCTGGTGCTGCTGCAACTCCTGCAGACCTGCGCCAGCCTCTACCTGCCCACGCTGAACGCGGACATCATCGACAACGGTGTCGTGACCGGGGACACCGGCTACATCCTGAACTACGGCGCCGTGATGATCGGCGTCTCGCTGGTGCAGGTCGTGTGCAACATCGGTGCCGTGTACTACGGCGCCAGGACCGCCTCGGCGCTCGGCCGGGACGTACGGGGCGCCGTCTTCGACCGGGTGCAGTCCTTCTCGGCCCGGGAGGTCGGCCAGTTCGGCGCGCCCTCGCTGATCACCCGTACGACCAATGACGTCCAGCAGGTCCAGATGCTGGCCCTGATGACGTTCACGCTGATGGTGTCGGCGCCCATCATGTGCGTGGGCGGGATCGTGCTGGCGCTCGGCCTGGACGTACCGCTGTCCGGGGTACTGGTCGCGGTCGTCCCGGTGATGGGCGTCTGTGTGACGCTGATCATCCGCCGGCTGCGTCCGCTGTTCCGGTCCATGCAGGTGCGGCTGGACACGGTGAACCGGGTGCTGCGCGAGCAGATCACCGGCAACCGGGTCATCCGGGCGTTCGTGCGCGACGAGTACGAGCAGCAGCGGTTCCGGAAGGCCAACGCCGACCTGACCGACATGGCGATGGGCACCGGCAACCTGCTGGCGCTGATGTTCCCCATGGTGATGACGGTGGTGAACCTGTCGTCGATCGCCGTGGTGTGGTTCGGCGCGCACCGCATCGACGGCGGCCAGATGCAGATCGGTGATCTGACCGCGTTCCTCGCCTATCTGATGCAGATCGTGATGTCCGTGATGATGGCCACCTTCATGTTCATGATGGTGCCGCGCGCGGAGGTGTGCGCCGAGCGCGTCGAGGAGGTGCTGGACACCTCCTCCAGCGTGGTCCCACCGGCCGCCCCGGTGCGGGAGCTGCGCCGGCACGGGCATCTGGAGCTGCGGGGCGCCGGGTTCCGCTACCCGGGGGCCGAGGAGCCGGTGCTGAAGTCGGTCGACCTGGTGGCGCGGCCGGGTGAGACGACCGCCGTGATCGGCTCCACCGGCAGCGGCAAGTCCACGCTGCTGGGGCTGGTGCCGAGGCTGGTCGACGCGACCGACGGGGAGGTGCTCGTCGACGGCGTGGACGTGGCGACCATCGACCCGGTCCTGCTGGCGCGGACGGTCGGGATGGTGCCGCAGAGGCCGTACCTGTTCGCGGGCACGGTCGCGACCAACCTGCGCTACGGCAACCCCGACGCCACCGACGAGGAGCTGTGGCACGCGCTGGACGTGGCGCAGGCCAAGGACTTCGTCGAGCGGCTGGAGGGCGGGCTCGACGCGCCGATCGCGCAGGGCGGCACCAACGTGTCGGGCGGTCAGCGGCAGCGGCTCGCCATCGCCCGCACCCTCGTGCGGCGGCCGGAGATCTACCTCTTCGACGACTCCTTCTCCGCGCTGGACTACGCCACCGACGCGGCCCTGCGGGCGGCGCTCGCCCAGGAGACCGCCGAGGCGACCGTCGTGATCGTCGCCCAGCGGGTGTCCACCATCCGCGACGCCGACCGGATCGTCGTCCTCGACGAGGGCCGGGTCGTCGGCACCGGCACCCACCGCGAACTGATGGCGGACAACGAGACCTACCGGGAGATCGTGCTCTCCCAGCTGACGGAAGCGGAGGCTGCCTGA
- a CDS encoding deoxyguanosinetriphosphate triphosphohydrolase — protein sequence MEGTHHDPPPGYDPTSAARWAAEPDKRPGRTAFQRDRARVLHSSALRRLAGKTQVVTPGTRSQVWDSSPRTRLTHSLECAQVGRELGAALGCDPDLVEAACLSHDLGHPPFGHNGEQALNEFAEDCGGFEGNAQSLRILTRIEPKRFTAEGSVGLNLTRATLDAATKYPWPRGAHPTDPASPKFGVYEDDRPVFDWLRQGAPDSRITFEAQVMDWSDDVAYSVHDVEDGLHAGHIDPNCLHAEPERQAVFAVAVGRYVPADTDPAELAAALDRLQDQEWWPHGYDGSAVAQARLKDATSQLIGRFCLAAEAATRAAYGTGRLTRYGAELVVPREIRLECAVLKAVADRYVMQRAEQELLRADQRVVVAELAEALTARAPHGLDPQFRALFDRAPDDRARKRVIVDQIASLTDASARSLHARLSGRT from the coding sequence ATGGAAGGCACGCACCACGACCCACCCCCCGGCTACGACCCCACCTCAGCGGCCCGCTGGGCCGCGGAACCCGACAAACGCCCGGGCCGCACCGCCTTCCAACGCGACCGAGCCCGCGTACTCCACTCCTCCGCCCTCAGAAGGCTCGCCGGCAAGACCCAGGTGGTGACGCCCGGCACCCGCAGCCAGGTCTGGGACTCCAGTCCCCGCACCCGCCTGACCCACTCCCTGGAGTGCGCCCAGGTCGGCCGCGAACTCGGCGCCGCCCTCGGCTGCGACCCCGACCTGGTCGAGGCCGCCTGTCTCTCCCACGACCTCGGCCACCCGCCCTTCGGTCACAACGGCGAACAGGCCCTGAACGAGTTCGCCGAGGACTGCGGCGGCTTCGAGGGCAACGCCCAGTCCCTGCGGATCCTGACCCGCATCGAGCCCAAGCGCTTCACCGCCGAGGGCTCCGTCGGCCTCAACCTCACCCGGGCCACCCTGGACGCCGCCACCAAGTACCCCTGGCCCCGAGGCGCCCACCCCACGGACCCCGCGTCCCCCAAGTTCGGCGTCTACGAGGACGACCGCCCGGTGTTCGACTGGCTCCGCCAGGGCGCCCCCGACAGCCGCATCACCTTCGAGGCCCAGGTCATGGACTGGTCCGACGACGTGGCGTACTCCGTGCACGACGTCGAGGACGGCCTGCACGCCGGCCACATCGACCCCAACTGCCTGCACGCCGAACCGGAACGCCAGGCGGTCTTCGCGGTCGCCGTCGGCCGGTACGTCCCCGCGGACACCGACCCCGCCGAACTCGCCGCCGCCCTCGACCGGCTCCAGGACCAGGAGTGGTGGCCGCACGGCTACGACGGCTCGGCCGTCGCCCAGGCCCGCCTCAAGGACGCCACCAGCCAGCTCATCGGCCGCTTCTGCCTCGCCGCCGAGGCCGCCACCCGCGCCGCGTACGGCACCGGCCGGCTGACGAGATACGGCGCCGAACTCGTCGTACCCCGGGAGATCCGGCTGGAGTGCGCGGTCCTCAAGGCGGTCGCCGACCGGTACGTCATGCAGCGCGCCGAACAGGAGCTGCTGCGCGCCGACCAGCGGGTCGTGGTCGCCGAACTGGCCGAGGCGCTCACCGCCCGCGCGCCCCACGGCCTCGACCCGCAGTTCCGGGCGCTGTTCGACCGGGCGCCGGACGACCGGGCCCGCAAGCGGGTGATCGTCGATCAGATCGCGTCCCTCACCGACGCGTCCGCGCGTTCGCTTCACGCTCGTCTGAGCGGGCGGACGTGA
- the dnaG gene encoding DNA primase, which yields MAGRINDEDVKAVRDAVPIDAVVSEYLQLRNAGGGNLKGLCPFHDEKSPSFQVSPSKGLFHCFGCQEGGDTITFVMKVDHLSFSEAVERLAGQAGITLRYEEGGYNPSHQRGERIRLVEAHKIAAQWYMEQLATSPEADTGRAFLADRGFDQAAAEHFSVGYSPQGWDHLTRHLRGKGFSDKELVLSGLSQEGRRGPIDRFRGRLMWPIRDIGGEVVGFGARKLYEADNGPKYLNTPDTAIYRKSQVLYGIDLAKKDIAKSSRAVVVEGYTDVMACHLAGVTTAIATCGTAFGTDHIKILRRLLMDNGSARVIFTFDGDAAGQKAALRAFEDDQKFAAETYIAIAPDNMDPCDLRLAKGDEAVADLVEPRTPLFEFALRQIVGRYDLDTPAGRAAALDEAAPVVARIKNTGAQHEVAVQLAGMLGILDTQFVVKRVSQLARWARDRGGKGPAPAARDGQRQYDTTSRPTAYGAALNLRNPVYATERELLKLALQRPELVSPAFDAYGIDEFTAPPYAAVRQAIMDAGGAEYGTQDPQEYLVRVRDAAPDDAVRAMVTELAVEAILRKTVDESYAGDQLVTVRRRAVDRRVRDIQSTLTRLGSHGDPAQSAAVQNELWVLQQYDQALREQGAAAL from the coding sequence GTGGCAGGACGGATCAACGACGAGGACGTGAAGGCGGTACGGGACGCGGTCCCGATCGACGCCGTGGTGTCCGAGTACCTCCAGCTGCGCAACGCGGGCGGCGGCAACCTCAAGGGGCTGTGCCCGTTCCACGACGAGAAGTCGCCGTCCTTCCAGGTCAGCCCCAGCAAGGGTCTCTTCCACTGCTTCGGCTGCCAGGAGGGCGGCGACACCATCACGTTCGTGATGAAGGTCGACCACCTCTCCTTCTCCGAGGCGGTCGAGCGCCTCGCCGGCCAGGCCGGCATCACCCTGCGCTACGAGGAGGGCGGGTACAACCCCTCCCACCAGCGCGGCGAGCGGATCCGCCTGGTCGAGGCCCACAAGATCGCCGCCCAGTGGTACATGGAGCAGCTGGCCACCAGCCCGGAGGCCGACACCGGCCGCGCGTTCCTCGCCGACCGCGGCTTCGACCAGGCCGCCGCCGAGCACTTCTCCGTCGGCTACAGCCCCCAGGGCTGGGACCACCTCACCCGCCACCTGCGCGGCAAGGGCTTCAGCGACAAGGAACTCGTCCTCTCCGGCCTGTCTCAGGAGGGCCGCCGCGGCCCCATCGACCGCTTCCGCGGCCGGCTGATGTGGCCGATCCGCGACATCGGCGGCGAGGTCGTCGGCTTCGGCGCCCGCAAGCTGTACGAGGCGGACAACGGCCCGAAGTACCTCAACACGCCCGACACCGCGATCTACCGCAAGTCCCAGGTGCTCTACGGCATCGACCTGGCGAAGAAGGACATCGCCAAGAGCAGCCGCGCGGTGGTGGTCGAGGGCTACACCGACGTCATGGCCTGCCACCTCGCCGGGGTCACCACGGCCATCGCGACCTGCGGCACCGCCTTCGGCACCGACCACATCAAGATCCTCCGCCGCCTCCTCATGGACAACGGCTCGGCCCGCGTGATCTTCACCTTCGACGGCGACGCGGCCGGCCAGAAGGCGGCCCTGCGCGCCTTCGAGGACGACCAGAAGTTCGCCGCCGAGACGTACATCGCCATCGCGCCGGACAACATGGACCCCTGCGACCTGCGCCTGGCCAAGGGCGACGAGGCGGTCGCCGACCTGGTCGAACCCCGCACCCCGCTCTTCGAGTTCGCGCTGCGCCAGATCGTCGGCCGCTACGACCTCGACACCCCGGCGGGCCGGGCGGCCGCCCTCGACGAGGCCGCCCCGGTCGTCGCCCGCATCAAGAACACCGGCGCCCAGCACGAGGTCGCCGTGCAACTCGCCGGCATGCTCGGCATCCTCGACACCCAGTTCGTCGTCAAGCGCGTGTCCCAGCTGGCCCGTTGGGCCCGCGACCGCGGCGGCAAGGGCCCGGCGCCGGCCGCCCGCGACGGACAGCGGCAGTACGACACCACCTCGCGCCCCACCGCCTACGGCGCCGCCCTGAACCTGCGCAACCCGGTCTACGCCACCGAACGCGAACTCCTCAAACTCGCCCTCCAGCGGCCTGAGTTGGTCTCCCCGGCGTTCGACGCGTACGGCATCGACGAGTTCACCGCCCCGCCCTACGCCGCCGTCCGCCAGGCGATCATGGACGCGGGCGGTGCGGAGTACGGCACACAGGACCCGCAGGAGTACCTGGTCCGGGTCCGCGACGCGGCCCCCGACGACGCCGTCCGCGCCATGGTCACGGAGCTGGCGGTCGAGGCGATCCTGCGTAAGACCGTCGACGAGAGCTACGCGGGCGACCAGCTCGTCACGGTCCGCCGCCGGGCGGTCGACCGCCGCGTCCGCGACATCCAGTCCACGCTGACCCGCCTCGGCTCGCACGGCGACCCGGCCCAGTCGGCCGCGGTGCAGAACGAACTGTGGGTGCTCCAGCAGTACGACCAGGCACTGCGCGAGCAGGGAGCCGCAGCTCTCTGA
- a CDS encoding FAD-dependent oxidoreductase — translation MVDADQTFVIVGGGLAGAKAAETLRAEGFTGRVILICDERDHPYERPPLSKGYLLGKEDRDSVFVHEPAWYARNDIELHLGQTVDAIDREVRTVRFGEDGTVVRYDKLLLATGAEPRRLDVPGTDLAGVHHLRRLSHAERLKGVLAALGRDNGHLVIAGAGWIGLEIAAAAREYGAEVTVVEPEPTPLHGALGPELGQIFTELHREHGVRFHFGARLTEIVGQDGMVLAARTDDGEEHPAHDILAAVGAAPRTALAEAAGLELADRAHGGGIAVDGRLRTSDPDIHAAGDVAAFPHPRYGTRLRVEHWANALNGGPAAARAMLGHDLTYDRVPYFFSDQYDLGMEYSGWAPPGTYDQVVIRGDAGKREFIAFWLKENRVLAGMNVNVWDVTEPVQQLIRSQAPVDTEALADPHVPLADVGSTRS, via the coding sequence GTGGTCGACGCGGATCAGACATTCGTCATCGTCGGAGGCGGTCTCGCCGGCGCGAAGGCGGCCGAGACGCTCCGAGCGGAGGGCTTCACCGGCCGCGTGATACTGATCTGCGACGAACGCGACCACCCCTACGAGCGCCCGCCCCTGTCCAAGGGCTACCTGCTCGGCAAGGAGGACCGCGACAGCGTCTTCGTGCACGAGCCCGCCTGGTACGCGCGCAACGACATCGAGCTGCACCTCGGCCAGACCGTCGACGCCATCGACCGCGAGGTCAGGACGGTCCGCTTCGGCGAGGACGGCACCGTCGTCCGCTACGACAAGCTGCTCCTGGCGACCGGCGCCGAGCCCCGCCGCCTGGACGTGCCGGGCACCGACCTCGCGGGCGTCCACCATCTGCGCCGCCTCTCCCACGCCGAACGCCTCAAGGGCGTCCTCGCCGCCCTGGGCCGGGACAACGGCCACCTCGTGATCGCGGGCGCCGGCTGGATCGGCCTGGAGATCGCGGCGGCCGCCCGTGAGTACGGCGCCGAGGTCACCGTCGTCGAACCGGAGCCGACCCCGCTGCACGGGGCCCTCGGCCCCGAGCTGGGCCAGATCTTCACCGAGCTGCACCGGGAGCACGGCGTCCGGTTCCACTTCGGCGCGCGGCTGACCGAGATCGTCGGCCAGGACGGCATGGTGCTGGCCGCCCGCACCGACGACGGCGAGGAACACCCCGCGCACGACATCCTCGCGGCGGTCGGCGCGGCCCCGCGGACCGCTCTCGCGGAGGCGGCGGGCCTGGAGCTGGCCGACCGCGCGCACGGCGGCGGCATCGCGGTCGACGGCCGGCTGCGCACCTCCGACCCGGACATCCACGCCGCCGGTGACGTGGCCGCCTTCCCGCACCCCCGCTACGGCACCCGGCTGCGCGTCGAGCACTGGGCCAACGCCCTCAACGGCGGCCCGGCGGCGGCCCGCGCCATGCTCGGCCACGACCTCACCTACGACCGCGTGCCCTATTTCTTTTCCGACCAGTACGACCTGGGCATGGAGTACTCCGGCTGGGCGCCCCCGGGCACGTACGACCAGGTGGTGATCCGGGGCGACGCGGGCAAGCGGGAGTTCATCGCGTTCTGGCTGAAGGAGAACCGGGTACTGGCCGGGATGAACGTGAACGTGTGGGACGTCACAGAGCCCGTTCAGCAGCTGATCCGTTCCCAGGCCCCGGTGGACACCGAGGCCCTCGCCGACCCGCACGTCCCGCTGGCCGACGTGGGCAGCACGAGGTCCTAG
- a CDS encoding RNA polymerase sigma factor — MPESSERGRSVPNGSHTPAVPLIAYGTDSGEAADSALEAALPHTSAAIILEVAPVQTQTLAHTLAQTDVSTDDTEPDTETGVLGAVPPQSRAGHHPEAEPGIPAELPEPPADEAGNTGHAENTEAVEPPEPVRHKADTGAPSSDLFRQYLREIGRIPLLTAAEEVELARRVEAGLFAEEKLRLASDLDSELALDLDKLVVMGRMAKRRLIEANLRLVVSVAKRYVGRGLTMLDLVQEGNLGLIRAVEKFDYARGYKFSTYATWWIRQAMSRALADQARTIRVPVHVVELINRVVRVQRRMLQERGYEPTPEEVAAHLDLPPERVSEVLRLAQEPVSLHAPVGEEDDVALGDLIEDGDAASPVESAAFLLLREHLEAVLSTLGERERKVVQLRYGLADGRPRTLEEIGRIFGVTRERIRQIESKTLNKLRDHAFADQLRGYLD; from the coding sequence GTGCCTGAGTCCTCGGAGCGCGGTCGATCCGTCCCCAACGGGTCCCACACCCCCGCGGTTCCGCTCATCGCGTACGGGACGGACAGCGGCGAGGCCGCCGACTCCGCCCTCGAAGCAGCGCTGCCGCACACCTCAGCAGCGATCATCCTGGAGGTCGCCCCCGTGCAGACCCAGACCCTCGCCCATACCCTCGCCCAGACCGACGTCAGTACGGACGACACGGAACCGGACACGGAGACCGGCGTACTCGGCGCGGTCCCGCCGCAGAGCCGTGCCGGGCACCACCCCGAGGCGGAGCCCGGCATCCCGGCCGAGCTGCCGGAACCGCCCGCCGACGAGGCCGGGAACACCGGGCACGCCGAGAACACCGAGGCCGTCGAGCCCCCCGAGCCGGTCCGCCACAAGGCCGACACCGGGGCACCGTCCTCGGACCTGTTCCGCCAGTACCTGCGGGAGATCGGCCGCATCCCACTGCTCACCGCGGCCGAGGAGGTCGAACTCGCCCGCCGCGTCGAGGCCGGCCTGTTCGCCGAGGAGAAGCTGAGGCTCGCCTCCGACCTGGACAGCGAGCTCGCCCTCGACCTGGACAAGCTCGTCGTCATGGGCCGGATGGCCAAGCGCCGCCTGATCGAGGCGAACCTGCGGCTGGTCGTGTCGGTGGCCAAGCGGTACGTCGGCCGCGGCCTGACCATGCTCGACCTGGTCCAGGAGGGCAACCTGGGCCTGATCCGGGCGGTGGAGAAGTTCGACTACGCCCGCGGCTACAAGTTCTCCACGTACGCCACCTGGTGGATCCGCCAGGCCATGTCCCGCGCCCTCGCCGACCAGGCCCGCACCATCCGCGTCCCGGTCCACGTGGTCGAGCTGATCAACCGGGTGGTCCGGGTCCAGCGCCGGATGCTCCAGGAACGGGGCTACGAGCCGACGCCGGAGGAGGTCGCCGCCCACCTCGACCTGCCGCCGGAGCGGGTCAGCGAGGTCCTGCGGCTGGCCCAGGAACCGGTGTCCCTGCACGCCCCCGTGGGCGAGGAGGACGACGTGGCCCTCGGCGACCTCATCGAGGACGGCGACGCGGCCAGCCCGGTCGAGTCGGCGGCGTTCCTGCTGCTCCGCGAGCATCTGGAGGCGGTCCTGTCCACCCTGGGCGAGCGCGAGCGCAAGGTCGTCCAGCTCCGCTACGGCCTGGCGGACGGCCGCCCGCGCACGCTGGAGGAGATCGGCCGCATCTTCGGCGTCACCCGCGAACGCATCCGCCAGATCGAGTCCAAAACCCTCAACAAACTCCGCGACCACGCCTTCGCCGACCAACTCCGCGGCTACCTGGACTGA
- a CDS encoding ABC transporter ATP-binding protein encodes MAGPAGRMMAGTGPDHHSMDFKGSGKRLVARFGPERLTIYGLLFCVVVSVGLSVVGPYILGKATDLVFAGIIGRDMPAGASKEEVLASMRERGDGAVADMLRSTDFTPGEGIDFDAVGRVLLIALVVFLAAGLLMAVATRLVNRAVNRTMYRMREDVQTKLSRLPLSYFDKRQRGEVLSRATNDIDNIGQTLQQSMGQLINSVLTIVGVLVMMFWVSWILALVALVTVPLSFVVATRVGKRSQPHFVQQWRSTGKLNAHVEEMYTGHALVKVFGRQEESAARFAEQNEALYEAGFRAQFNSGVMQPLMMFVSNLNYVLVAVVGGLRVASGAMSIGDVQAFIQYSRQFSMPLTQVASMANLVQSGVASAERIFELLDAEEQGADPVPGVRPEELRGRVALEHVSFRYDPEKPLIEDLSLTVEPGHTVAIVGPTGAGKTTLVNLLMRFYEVSGGRITLDGVDIARMSRDELRSGIGMVLQDTWLFGGTIAENIAYGAAREVTRGEIEEAARAAHADRFVRTLPDGYDTVIDDEGSGVSAGEKQLITIARAFLSDPVILVLDEATSSVDTRTEVLIQKAMAKLAHGRTSFVIAHRLSTIRDADTILVMENGSIVEQGTHTDLLAGGGAYARLYKAQFAQAVAEVD; translated from the coding sequence ATGGCGGGGCCGGCAGGGCGGATGATGGCCGGGACCGGACCCGACCACCACTCGATGGACTTCAAGGGGTCGGGCAAACGGCTCGTCGCCCGCTTCGGGCCCGAGCGGCTGACGATCTACGGGCTGCTGTTCTGCGTGGTGGTGAGCGTCGGGCTGTCGGTGGTGGGGCCCTACATCCTCGGCAAGGCGACCGACCTGGTCTTCGCCGGGATCATCGGGCGGGACATGCCGGCCGGGGCCTCCAAGGAGGAGGTGCTGGCGTCGATGCGGGAGCGGGGTGACGGGGCCGTCGCCGACATGCTCCGCAGCACCGACTTCACCCCCGGCGAGGGCATCGACTTCGACGCCGTCGGACGGGTGCTGCTGATCGCGCTCGTCGTGTTCCTGGCGGCCGGGCTGCTGATGGCGGTGGCGACCCGGCTGGTGAACCGGGCGGTCAACCGGACGATGTACCGGATGCGCGAGGACGTGCAGACCAAGCTGTCGCGGCTGCCGCTGTCGTACTTCGACAAGCGGCAGCGCGGTGAGGTGCTGTCCCGGGCCACCAACGACATCGACAACATCGGGCAGACGCTCCAGCAGTCGATGGGCCAGCTGATCAACTCGGTGCTCACCATCGTCGGTGTGCTGGTGATGATGTTCTGGGTGTCGTGGATCCTCGCGCTGGTGGCGCTGGTGACCGTGCCGTTGTCGTTCGTGGTCGCCACCCGCGTCGGCAAGCGCTCGCAGCCGCACTTCGTGCAGCAGTGGCGTTCCACCGGCAAGCTCAACGCGCACGTGGAGGAGATGTACACCGGGCACGCCCTGGTGAAGGTGTTCGGGCGGCAGGAGGAGTCGGCCGCGCGGTTCGCCGAGCAGAACGAGGCGCTGTACGAGGCCGGGTTCAGGGCGCAGTTCAACAGCGGGGTCATGCAGCCGCTGATGATGTTCGTGTCGAACCTGAACTACGTGCTGGTCGCGGTCGTCGGCGGGCTGCGGGTGGCGTCCGGTGCGATGTCCATCGGCGATGTGCAGGCCTTCATCCAGTACTCGCGGCAGTTCTCGATGCCGCTGACGCAGGTCGCGTCGATGGCGAACCTGGTGCAGTCGGGGGTCGCCTCGGCCGAGCGGATCTTCGAACTCCTGGACGCGGAGGAGCAGGGGGCGGATCCGGTGCCGGGTGTGCGGCCGGAGGAGCTGCGCGGGCGGGTGGCGCTGGAGCACGTGTCGTTCCGCTACGACCCGGAGAAGCCGCTCATCGAGGATCTGTCGCTGACGGTGGAGCCGGGGCACACGGTCGCGATCGTCGGCCCGACGGGAGCCGGCAAGACGACCCTGGTGAACCTGCTGATGCGGTTCTACGAGGTGTCCGGCGGACGTATCACCCTCGACGGTGTCGACATCGCGCGGATGTCCCGGGACGAGCTGCGGTCCGGGATCGGCATGGTGCTCCAGGACACCTGGCTGTTCGGCGGCACGATCGCGGAGAACATCGCGTACGGCGCCGCGCGGGAGGTCACGCGCGGGGAGATCGAGGAGGCGGCGCGGGCGGCTCACGCGGACCGGTTCGTCCGGACGCTGCCCGACGGGTACGACACCGTGATCGACGACGAGGGCAGTGGGGTCAGCGCCGGGGAGAAGCAGCTCATCACCATCGCGCGGGCGTTCCTGTCCGACCCGGTGATCCTGGTGCTGGACGAGGCGACGAGTTCCGTCGACACCCGGACGGAGGTGCTGATCCAGAAGGCGATGGCGAAGCTCGCGCACGGGCGGACGTCGTTCGTCATCGCACACCGGCTGTCGACGATCCGGGACGCGGACACGATCCTGGTGATGGAGAACGGGTCGATCGTCGAGCAGGGCACGCACACGGATCTGCTCGCGGGCGGCGGGGCGTACGCCCGGCTGTACAAGGCGCAGTTCGCGCAGGCGGTGGCGGAGGTGGACTAG